From the Roseibium sp. HPY-6 genome, one window contains:
- a CDS encoding SDR family NAD(P)-dependent oxidoreductase has protein sequence MTNDLEGRVALVTGASRGIGYHLARRLGERGAHVIAVARTVGGLEDLDDEIKAAGGQTTLVPVDLTDFDALDRLGAAIFERWKKLDILVGNAGMLGVLSPLGHISPKDFEKVMAVNVTANWRLIRSLDPLLRQSDAGRALFLTAVQAQTRTAFWGLQSISKSAVEAMVKTWANESLQTAMKINLADPGPTRTGLRAKAMPGETPENLPHPAEIADELVELVNADVYRTGELFDRVSGEWTSV, from the coding sequence ATGACAAACGACCTTGAAGGCCGGGTTGCGCTGGTTACCGGCGCCTCTCGCGGCATAGGCTATCATCTGGCAAGGCGCCTTGGTGAACGCGGTGCGCACGTGATTGCCGTGGCACGCACCGTGGGCGGTCTTGAAGACCTTGATGACGAGATCAAGGCTGCTGGCGGCCAGACGACGCTCGTTCCCGTCGACCTGACGGATTTCGACGCGCTCGACCGGCTCGGCGCGGCCATTTTCGAGCGCTGGAAGAAACTCGACATTCTCGTGGGCAATGCCGGCATGCTCGGCGTTCTATCTCCGCTCGGTCATATCAGCCCCAAGGACTTTGAAAAGGTCATGGCTGTCAATGTGACTGCGAACTGGCGCCTGATCCGGTCGCTGGATCCGCTGTTGCGGCAGTCTGATGCAGGACGCGCGCTCTTTCTGACCGCCGTGCAAGCCCAGACCCGAACTGCATTCTGGGGGCTTCAATCGATCAGCAAATCCGCTGTCGAAGCCATGGTAAAAACCTGGGCGAACGAGAGCCTTCAAACAGCAATGAAGATCAATCTGGCGGATCCCGGGCCAACACGCACGGGTCTGCGCGCAAAGGCGATGCCAGGTGAAACCCCTGAGAACCTGCCGCATCCGGCAGAGATTGCCGATGAGCTTGTTGAGCTGGTGAACGCCGACGTCTACCGGACGGGTGAGCTCTTTGATCGCGTCAGTGGGGAATGGACTTCTGTGTGA
- the alr gene encoding alanine racemase: MLSLHEDPFHADLYGGRLTIDVEAIAKNWLFLKGKLTGDTECAAAVKADAYGTGQAPAGQALFNAGCRTFFVAVPTEAISLRQTLPDATIYALNGLLPGTSDHYLENDIRPVLGSLEEVRDWIDLCKSAGRSFDAAVHVDTGIHRLGLSPDEFSATLSDADLMGPFVPSLLMSHLACGSTPDHAMNKRQLDLFRTITAPYAHIQRSLANSAGVLMGPEYHFDLVRPGISLYGGQAIDDTPNPMTPVAKVEARIMIVRNVPAGDTIGYGAMHTAKRTLRNAVVAAGYADGMLRRAGSTDERPGGFAMIEGHKAPILGRISMDMITLDVTDIPDHLVKRGAFVEMLGPNVAAADLAAYAETIDYEYLTSLGQRFHRVYGPLT, translated from the coding sequence ATGCTTTCCCTTCATGAAGATCCGTTTCACGCCGATTTATATGGCGGCCGGCTGACCATAGACGTGGAGGCCATTGCAAAGAATTGGCTGTTCCTGAAAGGGAAACTAACGGGCGACACGGAATGCGCCGCAGCCGTTAAGGCAGATGCATACGGCACGGGACAGGCTCCGGCGGGCCAGGCCCTCTTCAACGCAGGATGCCGGACATTTTTTGTCGCTGTTCCGACCGAAGCGATTTCTCTCCGGCAAACGCTTCCCGATGCGACCATTTACGCGCTCAACGGTTTGTTGCCGGGGACGTCCGATCACTATCTGGAAAATGACATCCGCCCCGTTCTGGGATCATTGGAAGAAGTCCGCGATTGGATCGACCTGTGCAAGTCGGCGGGCCGGTCATTTGATGCCGCGGTTCATGTCGATACCGGCATACATCGGCTCGGTCTCTCGCCGGATGAGTTTTCCGCCACATTGAGCGACGCCGATCTGATGGGTCCCTTTGTACCTTCACTGCTTATGAGCCATCTGGCGTGCGGTTCGACCCCTGATCACGCAATGAACAAGCGCCAGCTCGATCTCTTTCGCACGATCACAGCACCGTATGCGCATATCCAGCGTTCACTTGCGAATTCGGCGGGCGTTCTCATGGGGCCGGAGTATCATTTCGATCTGGTGCGCCCGGGTATCTCGCTTTATGGCGGTCAGGCGATCGACGATACGCCTAACCCCATGACGCCGGTCGCCAAGGTCGAGGCACGTATCATGATTGTGCGCAACGTCCCTGCAGGCGACACGATCGGTTACGGGGCTATGCATACGGCCAAACGCACGCTCAGGAATGCTGTGGTTGCAGCCGGATATGCCGACGGCATGCTCCGCCGGGCCGGCTCCACTGACGAAAGGCCGGGCGGGTTTGCCATGATCGAAGGACACAAGGCACCGATCCTGGGCAGGATTTCGATGGACATGATCACCCTGGATGTCACCGACATTCCCGATCATCTGGTCAAACGCGGTGCATTTGTGGAAATGCTGGGTCCAAATGTTGCAGCAGCGGATCTGGCAGCTTATGCCGAGACCATCGATTACGAATATCTGACAAGCCTGGGGCAACGCTTTCACCGCGTGTATGGCCCCCTCACCTGA
- a CDS encoding tetratricopeptide repeat protein, producing MSDIFREVDEDIRQEKYRRLWSKFGLWIIAFAVLIVIGTIGYRTWLYWQEVQSQEAGDTFFDAVQLSENQQYQEAAELYGELEGAVGGYPALAKLRMATDLANSGQSQEALAAFDQLSRDSSLMEAMRNVASLRAGYIAVDFEDYSAVADRVESLTGDTGPFRAAARELLALSAWKNGDYETARTWISALENDPETPGDVSNRASLLRDVIRASGGDSETAGEGNDQ from the coding sequence ATGTCTGACATTTTTCGTGAAGTCGATGAAGACATTCGCCAGGAGAAATATCGTCGGCTTTGGAGCAAGTTTGGTCTGTGGATTATCGCCTTTGCGGTTTTGATCGTTATTGGAACAATCGGGTACCGCACCTGGCTTTACTGGCAGGAAGTCCAGTCCCAGGAAGCCGGCGACACTTTTTTTGACGCGGTTCAACTGTCCGAAAACCAGCAATACCAGGAAGCGGCCGAGCTTTACGGCGAACTGGAAGGCGCAGTCGGCGGGTATCCCGCACTGGCGAAGCTGCGCATGGCGACGGATCTGGCAAACTCGGGTCAGTCGCAAGAAGCGCTCGCCGCGTTTGATCAGCTTTCCCGCGACAGCAGCCTGATGGAAGCCATGCGCAACGTGGCAAGTTTGCGGGCGGGCTATATTGCGGTTGATTTTGAAGATTATTCCGCTGTTGCAGACCGTGTGGAGTCGTTGACGGGCGATACCGGACCCTTCAGGGCGGCAGCTCGTGAGCTGCTTGCTCTAAGCGCTTGGAAAAATGGTGATTACGAAACGGCTCGAACCTGGATATCCGCACTTGAAAATGACCCGGAAACGCCGGGTGACGTGTCTAACCGCGCGTCTCTTTTGCGTGATGTGATCCGCGCCAGCGGCGGTGACAGCGAGACAGCCGGCGAGGGAAACGATCAGTGA
- the der gene encoding ribosome biogenesis GTPase Der encodes MGATVAIIGRPNVGKSTLFNRLVGKRLALVDDTPGVTRDRRPGEARLGDLRFTIVDTAGLEDADKNSLEGRMRRQTEEAIDTADAVLFLIDARAGVTPLDAHFAEVARKTTRPVILLANKAEGRAGESGLYESYSLGLGDPIAISAEHGEGLSDLYDALKPHVDRVSEEEEAKRDEAITNVDVDEDGELIDEEDPAGTIERPLRVAIVGRPNAGKSTLINKMLGEDRMLTGPEAGITRDSISVDWIWRERHIKLFDTAGIRRKARVQEKLEKLSVADALRAIKFAEVVVVTLDATMSFEKQDLQIIDLVAREGRALVIAINKWDLIEDREAAWKKIRDANERYFNQIRGVQIVTLSGIQGQGINRLVESVFKAYEAWNAHVSTAKLNRWLDRVTANHPPPAVSGRRVRLRYMTQPKTRPPHFVVFCSRPEQLPESYSRYLVNSLREAFDIEGTPIRLAYRKGDNPYAPRKKRKIQ; translated from the coding sequence GTGGGCGCAACTGTCGCCATTATCGGACGGCCGAATGTCGGCAAGTCCACGTTGTTCAATCGTCTCGTCGGCAAACGGCTGGCACTTGTTGACGATACGCCTGGTGTCACAAGGGACAGGCGGCCGGGTGAGGCCCGCTTGGGTGACTTGCGGTTCACGATTGTCGATACGGCCGGACTTGAAGATGCGGACAAGAACTCTCTGGAAGGCAGAATGCGCCGCCAGACGGAGGAAGCGATTGACACCGCCGATGCTGTCCTCTTCCTGATTGACGCACGTGCCGGCGTTACGCCTCTTGATGCGCATTTCGCCGAAGTCGCACGCAAGACGACGCGGCCGGTTATCCTGCTCGCGAACAAAGCCGAAGGTCGTGCGGGCGAAAGCGGTCTATATGAGTCCTATTCACTGGGCCTTGGTGATCCCATCGCGATTTCCGCCGAACACGGCGAAGGGCTTTCCGACCTCTATGACGCTTTGAAACCGCATGTTGACAGGGTTTCGGAAGAGGAAGAGGCAAAACGGGACGAAGCCATCACAAATGTCGACGTCGACGAAGACGGCGAACTGATCGATGAAGAGGATCCCGCGGGAACAATAGAAAGGCCCTTGCGGGTCGCAATCGTTGGCAGGCCCAACGCCGGCAAATCGACGCTGATCAACAAGATGTTGGGCGAAGACCGCATGTTGACGGGACCGGAAGCAGGCATTACACGCGACTCGATTTCCGTCGACTGGATCTGGCGCGAGCGTCACATCAAGCTTTTCGACACGGCAGGGATCCGCAGGAAGGCGCGCGTTCAGGAGAAGCTCGAAAAGCTGTCCGTCGCCGACGCTCTGCGGGCGATCAAGTTTGCCGAAGTGGTTGTCGTGACGCTCGACGCCACAATGTCGTTCGAAAAACAGGACCTGCAGATCATCGACCTTGTCGCCCGCGAAGGCAGAGCGCTGGTCATTGCGATCAATAAATGGGACCTGATCGAGGACCGGGAAGCTGCCTGGAAAAAGATCCGTGACGCCAATGAACGCTATTTCAACCAGATCAGGGGCGTTCAGATCGTGACTTTGTCCGGAATACAAGGCCAGGGCATAAATCGTCTGGTCGAAAGCGTGTTCAAGGCCTATGAAGCGTGGAACGCACACGTATCGACGGCAAAACTGAACCGTTGGCTGGACCGGGTGACAGCTAATCATCCGCCACCTGCCGTTTCCGGTCGCCGTGTGAGGCTGCGCTACATGACCCAGCCAAAAACGCGGCCACCGCATTTTGTCGTGTTCTGTTCCCGGCCGGAACAATTGCCGGAAAGCTATTCGCGATATCTGGTGAACTCCCTGCGCGAAGCGTTCGACATCGAAGGCACACCAATTCGTCTGGCCTATAGAAAGGGGGACAACCCTTATGCCCCCAGGAAAAAGCGAAAAATACAATAG
- a CDS encoding VOC family protein codes for MQLGAFSISLSVKDIKKSKAFYEDLGFSDMGGSGDDGWLIMKNGETVIGLFQGMFEKNMLTFNPGWDQSANKIEKYQDVRELQKELKAKGHKFEAEADETSTGPASFVLIDPDGNPVLVDQHV; via the coding sequence ATGCAACTCGGAGCATTTTCCATCAGTCTTTCAGTCAAGGACATCAAGAAGTCCAAGGCGTTCTATGAAGATCTGGGATTCTCGGACATGGGCGGGTCCGGCGACGACGGCTGGCTCATCATGAAGAACGGCGAAACCGTCATCGGTCTCTTTCAGGGCATGTTTGAAAAGAACATGCTGACGTTCAATCCCGGATGGGATCAAAGTGCAAACAAGATTGAAAAGTATCAAGATGTCAGGGAGTTACAGAAAGAGCTCAAGGCAAAGGGGCACAAATTCGAGGCGGAGGCCGATGAAACCTCGACCGGGCCGGCGAGTTTCGTGCTGATCGATCCTGACGGAAATCCTGTGCTCGTCGACCAGCACGTTTGA
- a CDS encoding PQQ-binding-like beta-propeller repeat protein translates to MIFAAGFRSRNTLLGVFAISLALTGCGSVSEFGESVNPFSREKILPGERQPVFDGADPAARALGQTAKVGPATGGQSWTTSGGGLSNDPGNVAVSVSGTTSWRSNVGTSGRGLTSSALRLSARPVSDGSKIYVYKPNGEVVALSTAGGRVWTQNLRPEGERDVGPGGGVTVANGVVYAATSYRQLIAMDAGSGQVLWTADLDTPARGAPVAGGGQVFVVSQSNEVYALSQADGTVTWTYAGIEETAGLLSVANPAISGNRVIVPFSSGEIMAIDMKSGEAEWIDSVSRGFRTLALSGLADVSASPVVSGNMVYATGVAGRTVAVEARTGLRRWEQDLGSVHTPVVSGSALFMVDLDDRMVALDLKSGDTLWATSLPRPEKKKRRRNWAGPILANGALVAFSSDGQIAIVDATSGNIMTTQRTNADVYVTPIVAGGRVIVLSGKDGVTAFN, encoded by the coding sequence GTGATTTTTGCGGCAGGTTTTCGCAGCAGGAACACCCTGCTTGGTGTCTTTGCAATTTCGCTCGCGCTGACGGGCTGCGGATCGGTGAGCGAATTTGGTGAATCGGTGAATCCGTTTTCCAGGGAAAAGATTTTGCCTGGCGAGCGTCAGCCTGTGTTCGATGGCGCTGATCCGGCGGCGAGGGCGCTTGGCCAGACCGCCAAGGTTGGGCCCGCAACAGGTGGACAGAGCTGGACGACCAGTGGTGGTGGACTTTCCAACGATCCCGGTAATGTCGCGGTTTCTGTCTCCGGAACGACATCCTGGCGGTCGAATGTGGGAACGTCCGGGCGCGGCCTGACATCATCGGCGTTGCGATTGTCTGCCAGGCCGGTGAGCGACGGCAGCAAGATCTATGTTTATAAACCCAACGGTGAAGTGGTGGCCTTGTCAACCGCCGGTGGACGCGTCTGGACGCAGAACCTGCGTCCTGAAGGCGAACGGGATGTTGGCCCGGGTGGCGGTGTGACCGTTGCCAACGGTGTTGTTTATGCCGCGACAAGCTACAGACAGTTGATTGCGATGGACGCCGGTTCAGGGCAGGTGCTTTGGACCGCAGATCTCGACACGCCGGCGCGTGGCGCACCCGTTGCCGGAGGCGGTCAGGTATTCGTTGTGTCGCAGTCAAACGAGGTTTACGCCCTGTCGCAGGCTGACGGCACCGTCACGTGGACATACGCCGGCATTGAAGAAACCGCCGGACTGTTGTCCGTAGCCAATCCGGCGATCTCGGGCAATCGCGTCATCGTTCCGTTCTCTTCTGGTGAGATCATGGCAATCGACATGAAATCGGGCGAGGCTGAATGGATTGACAGCGTGTCTCGTGGATTCCGTACGCTCGCGCTTTCAGGTCTGGCGGATGTGTCCGCGAGCCCGGTCGTGTCGGGGAACATGGTGTACGCGACGGGGGTTGCCGGCAGAACCGTTGCCGTGGAAGCGCGCACCGGTCTGCGTCGTTGGGAACAGGATCTCGGTAGTGTTCACACGCCCGTTGTCTCTGGAAGTGCCCTGTTCATGGTGGATCTTGATGATCGCATGGTGGCACTTGATCTGAAGAGCGGTGACACGCTATGGGCTACATCGCTTCCAAGGCCCGAAAAGAAAAAGCGTCGCCGGAATTGGGCCGGACCAATCCTGGCTAACGGTGCGCTTGTGGCGTTTTCGAGCGACGGACAAATCGCAATTGTCGACGCAACCAGCGGAAACATCATGACGACGCAGCGCACAAATGCGGACGTCTATGTAACGCCGATTGTTGCCGGTGGCCGGGTGATCGTTCTGAGCGGAAAAGACGGGGTCACCGCGTTCAACTAG
- a CDS encoding inositol monophosphatase, whose translation MISERLAFAERLAIKAGELGLDYFRKLDTLTITQKGHQDLVSEADRNVETLIRKELAATYPDDSILGEEHGMEEGSSGYAWVTDPIDGTANFVTGIPQWCVIIACVHQGQVIVGVIHDPVAGETFTAGAGQGALLNGKPIRVSTSESLATGSVGVGFNGRTAITDAVNVVGALVSKGGVFFRNASGGLMLAYVASGRLIGYVESHMNAWDCVAGMLLIKEAGGIVMDQDVNHALYHGARVVVGAPGVFADLKEIADSSFAPLEAAE comes from the coding sequence ATGATTTCCGAACGGCTTGCTTTTGCCGAAAGACTTGCAATCAAGGCTGGTGAACTTGGTCTGGACTATTTTCGGAAGCTCGACACGCTGACGATCACCCAGAAAGGACACCAGGACCTTGTTTCAGAAGCTGACAGGAACGTCGAAACGCTTATCCGAAAGGAACTCGCGGCAACTTATCCCGATGACAGCATACTAGGCGAAGAACACGGGATGGAGGAAGGGTCTTCCGGCTATGCCTGGGTGACCGATCCGATTGACGGAACGGCGAATTTTGTCACCGGCATCCCGCAATGGTGCGTCATCATTGCCTGTGTCCATCAGGGTCAGGTGATCGTTGGCGTGATCCACGATCCGGTTGCAGGTGAAACCTTCACAGCCGGAGCCGGTCAGGGAGCACTTCTCAACGGCAAACCCATAAGGGTCTCCACCAGCGAAAGCCTTGCCACCGGTTCCGTTGGTGTTGGCTTTAATGGCCGGACGGCGATCACGGACGCCGTAAATGTCGTCGGCGCGCTGGTGTCCAAGGGTGGTGTATTTTTCAGGAATGCCTCCGGTGGACTTATGCTCGCATATGTGGCGTCCGGTCGGCTGATCGGCTATGTGGAATCGCACATGAATGCGTGGGACTGCGTCGCCGGAATGCTGCTGATCAAGGAGGCTGGCGGCATCGTTATGGATCAGGACGTCAATCACGCGCTTTACCACGGCGCACGTGTTGTCGTTGGAGCGCCGGGCGTTTTCGCCGACCTCAAGGAAATCGCCGACAGTTCTTTTGCACCGCTGGAAGCCGCGGAGTAA
- the purF gene encoding amidophosphoribosyltransferase — protein MAGGTEVHEHLDVDGDTLREECGVFGILGHEDASALTALGLHALQHRGQEAAGIVTFDNEQFRAERHLGLVGDHFSDADTIGRLTGRAAIGHVRYSTTGETILRNVQPLFAELDGGGIAVCHNGNFTNALTLRQQLIRDGAICQSTSDSEVVLQLVARSRKGKIIERFIEAIMQMEGAYSLVALTSKKLIGARDPLGIRPLVLGDLNGAPILASETCALDIIGAKFIREVENGEVIVCTSTGIQSYFPFGKQKARPCIFEYIYFSRPDSIVGGRSVYDVRREMGKQLARETSVEADVIVPVPDSGVPAAIGYSQESGIPFELGIIRNHYVGRTFIEPTQQIRALGVKMKHSANRSQIEGKRVVLVDDSLVRGTTSVKIVQMIREAGAKEVHFRLASPPIRYSDYYGIDTPVREKLLAAKYSLEEMQSYIGADSLAFLSVDGIYKSMGYDGRDDAAPQFTDHCFTGDYPTPLTDLSEDQEFVSAPRLVEVG, from the coding sequence ATGGCTGGCGGAACGGAAGTGCACGAGCATCTTGACGTTGATGGCGACACGCTTCGCGAAGAATGCGGCGTTTTTGGAATTCTCGGACACGAGGATGCCAGCGCTCTGACCGCTCTGGGCCTTCACGCCCTTCAGCACCGTGGTCAGGAAGCAGCCGGTATCGTCACCTTCGATAATGAGCAATTCCGGGCGGAACGTCATCTCGGGCTTGTCGGCGACCATTTTTCCGATGCCGACACGATCGGCCGCCTCACCGGCCGCGCTGCCATCGGGCATGTGCGCTATTCGACAACGGGTGAAACAATTCTGCGGAACGTGCAACCGCTCTTCGCAGAGCTTGATGGTGGCGGCATCGCGGTTTGTCACAACGGCAACTTCACAAATGCACTCACGCTTCGCCAACAACTGATCCGTGACGGCGCGATCTGCCAGTCGACGTCCGACTCCGAAGTGGTGCTGCAGCTGGTGGCCCGCTCCCGGAAGGGGAAGATCATTGAGCGCTTCATCGAAGCGATCATGCAGATGGAAGGCGCTTATTCCCTAGTCGCCCTCACCTCCAAAAAGCTCATCGGAGCCCGCGACCCGCTCGGGATCCGCCCGCTGGTTCTCGGTGATCTGAACGGCGCGCCGATCCTTGCCTCGGAAACCTGTGCACTTGATATCATCGGTGCAAAATTCATCCGCGAAGTCGAGAACGGCGAAGTGATCGTCTGCACCTCCACGGGCATCCAGTCATATTTCCCCTTCGGCAAACAAAAAGCGCGCCCCTGCATCTTCGAATACATCTATTTCTCACGCCCGGATTCCATCGTCGGCGGGCGCAGCGTTTATGACGTGCGCCGGGAAATGGGCAAGCAGCTCGCGCGTGAAACAAGTGTCGAAGCCGATGTCATTGTTCCGGTCCCCGACAGCGGCGTGCCGGCGGCCATCGGCTACAGCCAGGAAAGCGGCATTCCGTTTGAACTCGGCATCATCCGCAATCACTATGTCGGCCGGACATTCATCGAACCTACACAGCAGATCCGTGCGCTCGGGGTGAAAATGAAACATTCCGCCAACCGGTCACAGATCGAAGGCAAGCGCGTCGTTCTTGTCGATGACAGTCTTGTTCGCGGCACGACGTCTGTGAAAATCGTCCAGATGATCCGCGAAGCCGGTGCCAAGGAAGTGCATTTCCGGCTTGCGAGCCCGCCGATCCGTTATTCCGACTATTACGGAATCGATACGCCGGTTCGCGAAAAGCTTCTGGCGGCAAAATACAGCCTTGAGGAAATGCAAAGCTATATCGGTGCGGACAGCCTGGCATTCCTTTCAGTGGACGGCATCTACAAGTCCATGGGTTATGATGGGCGGGACGATGCAGCACCGCAATTTACCGATCACTGTTTCACCGGTGACTACCCCACTCCCCTGACGGACCTCTCCGAGGACCAGGAATTTGTCAGCGCGCCGCGCCTCGTTGAGGTCGGCTAA
- the radA gene encoding DNA repair protein RadA: protein MARRSSSFVCQSCGSVTAKWVGRCESCGEWNTIVEEQTGGGVGGGPGRASRSKGRVVPLVGLSGESKEAPRILTKVAELDRVTGGGFVRGSALLVGGDPGIGKSTLLIQAAAQLARLGHKTVYISGEEAIGQVRLRAERLGLTDAQVALAAETSVEDILATLEADKPPAMLILDSVQTLWTDQVESPPGTVTQVRASAQAMVRYAKKNGTTLVLVGHVTKDGQIAGPRVVEHMVDAVLYFEGDGAHQYRILRSVKNRFGATDEIGVFEMTGKGLVEVSNPSALFLGDRTTSTPGAAVFAGLEGSRPLLIEIQALVAQSSLGTPRRAVIGWDGARLSMILAVLEARCGVRFSQHDVYLNVAGGLKINEPGADLAVAAALISSLSGLALPANCVYFGEVSLSGAIRPVAQAQSRLKEAEKLGFDQAICPEGNLKDGAASSFRATGLSELGDFVAKLSAEASASGAS from the coding sequence ATGGCCAGGCGGTCCTCTTCATTTGTCTGCCAGTCATGCGGTTCCGTCACTGCCAAATGGGTCGGGCGTTGCGAATCCTGCGGCGAGTGGAACACGATCGTCGAAGAGCAGACGGGCGGCGGCGTTGGAGGAGGACCCGGCCGGGCGTCGCGGAGCAAGGGCCGTGTTGTGCCTCTGGTGGGCCTATCCGGTGAATCCAAGGAAGCCCCCCGGATCCTGACAAAGGTCGCGGAACTGGATCGTGTGACGGGAGGTGGTTTCGTCCGCGGCTCCGCTCTGCTTGTCGGTGGCGACCCCGGTATCGGCAAATCGACGCTTCTGATCCAGGCCGCCGCTCAGCTTGCACGCCTTGGCCACAAGACAGTTTATATTTCCGGGGAAGAAGCAATTGGCCAGGTACGCCTGCGCGCAGAGCGCCTCGGCCTCACCGACGCACAGGTAGCGCTTGCCGCCGAAACGAGTGTTGAAGACATCCTTGCAACGCTCGAAGCGGACAAACCGCCAGCGATGCTGATCCTTGATTCCGTCCAGACACTATGGACTGATCAGGTCGAGTCGCCGCCAGGTACAGTGACCCAGGTGCGCGCATCCGCCCAGGCCATGGTGCGTTACGCCAAAAAGAATGGCACAACACTGGTCCTCGTCGGGCACGTGACAAAGGACGGACAGATCGCAGGCCCACGTGTTGTCGAACACATGGTCGATGCCGTGCTCTATTTCGAAGGGGATGGCGCGCACCAGTACCGGATCCTTCGATCAGTGAAAAACCGGTTTGGCGCAACCGACGAGATCGGCGTGTTCGAGATGACCGGCAAAGGGCTGGTCGAAGTCTCCAATCCGTCAGCCCTTTTTCTGGGTGACCGGACGACGAGCACACCGGGTGCCGCTGTTTTCGCAGGGCTGGAAGGCTCGCGTCCCCTCCTCATCGAAATTCAGGCACTCGTTGCCCAATCATCACTCGGCACACCACGGCGAGCGGTCATTGGTTGGGATGGAGCGCGGCTTTCCATGATCCTGGCGGTCCTCGAGGCACGCTGCGGCGTCCGCTTCTCGCAGCATGATGTTTACCTGAATGTGGCCGGCGGCCTTAAAATCAACGAACCTGGGGCGGATCTTGCCGTTGCCGCGGCCTTGATATCATCGCTCAGCGGGCTTGCCCTTCCGGCCAATTGCGTCTATTTCGGCGAGGTCAGCCTGTCGGGTGCAATCCGGCCCGTGGCTCAGGCCCAGTCCAGGCTGAAGGAAGCTGAAAAGCTCGGCTTCGATCAGGCTATTTGTCCTGAGGGAAACCTCAAGGACGGTGCCGCATCATCGTTTAGGGCGACAGGCCTTTCGGAACTTGGGGACTTTGTCGCCAAACTCTCTGCCGAGGCTAGTGCGTCAGGGGCCTCTTGA
- a CDS encoding CvpA family protein has translation MPITILDGLLLAIMFISAVLAMIRGFVREVLSIVSWVAAAAAAFLLYERVLPYAKQYISHDLVAAGASAAAVFLVTLVIVSYITMRISDFVLDSRIGALDRTLGFVFGAVRGLLLVVVAMMFFNWFVQTDQQPEWVLDAKSRPILLSIGERLVAVLPEDPEKAILDRIRDADLTGGSASAPSEEPEYSDAERQGLEQLTSDNN, from the coding sequence ATGCCGATAACCATACTGGACGGACTGCTCTTGGCCATCATGTTCATTTCGGCGGTGCTCGCTATGATCCGCGGCTTTGTCAGGGAAGTGTTGTCGATTGTTTCCTGGGTGGCTGCGGCGGCAGCAGCTTTTCTGCTCTACGAGCGGGTCTTGCCGTACGCCAAACAATACATATCTCACGACCTGGTTGCGGCCGGTGCTTCAGCGGCCGCTGTGTTCCTCGTGACGCTGGTTATCGTCAGTTACATCACGATGCGCATCTCCGACTTCGTTCTGGACAGCCGGATCGGTGCACTCGACCGCACGCTCGGCTTTGTATTCGGCGCAGTGCGCGGGCTGCTGTTGGTTGTGGTCGCCATGATGTTCTTCAACTGGTTTGTCCAGACAGACCAGCAACCGGAATGGGTTTTGGATGCCAAATCACGGCCCATCCTGCTGTCGATCGGCGAAAGGCTGGTTGCCGTGTTGCCGGAAGACCCTGAAAAGGCGATCCTCGACCGGATCCGCGATGCCGATTTGACCGGCGGCAGCGCAAGCGCGCCGTCGGAGGAACCGGAATACAGCGATGCTGAGCGGCAAGGGCTCGAGCAGCTGACGAGTGACAACAATTGA